One segment of Manihot esculenta cultivar AM560-2 chromosome 4, M.esculenta_v8, whole genome shotgun sequence DNA contains the following:
- the LOC122721180 gene encoding probable receptor-like protein kinase At4g39110: MEIEKKRYLFNLFLSSSLSSSSMAILLALIYVFFVNVASAEVASFTPADQILISCGAKSLSAIPDGRVFKTDHEAQSFLKTDEDILVTTTSADVPSPIYLSARIFVQEATYSFTMKSPGWHWVRLHFFPFTNTRFHLQTATFSVTTDKYVLLHDFHVNNETRPFLREYLINVTDPLVSLHFIPMKNSAAFINAIEVVSAPDVLLSDEGTGLSPVSSFSGLTSYGYQVVYRINVGGPLITSTNDTLWRTWENDNKYLKDRALAKSVSIPTSSIKYGTGISPLIAPATVYSSAQQMADSQTSVANFNVTWQFKVDTLFNYLVRLHFCDIVSKSLNDLYFNVYVNGKMAISGLDLSSITGQLASPYFKDIVVNSTLMTNGLNVQVGPMGEDTGTINAILNGVEIMKMSSSVDSLDGEFGVDGQMAIGSRSTVAAVGFAMMFGAFVGLGAMVIKWHKRPQDWQKRNSFSSWLLPIHASDSSFMASKTSMGSHKSTLGLGRYFSLSELQDATKNFDQSAIIGVGGFGNVYLGVIDDGIKVAVKRGNPQSEQGITEFQTEIQMLSKLRHRHLVSLIGYCDENDEMILVYEYMSNGPFRDHLYGKNLPPLSWKQRLEISIGSARGLHYLHTGTAQGIIHRDVKTTNILLDDAFVAKVADFGLSKDAPMGQGHVSTAVKGSFGYLDPEYFRRQQLTDKSDVYSFGVVLLEVLCARPAINPQLPREQVNLAEWAMQWKRKGLLEKIIDPVLVGTINPESMKKFAEAAEKCLAEHGVDRPTMGDVLWNLEYALQLQEAFSQGKSDDETKQSTGVAASPLVAAPSPAAPTIDDRPVSVPDQNTGPAEVRAIDEHSGTAMFAQFSGLNGR; encoded by the coding sequence ATGGagatagaaaagaaaagatatttaTTCAATCTTTTTCTATCTTCCTCACTGTCGTCATCTTCGATGGCTATCCTCCTGGCTCTCATCTATGTCTTCTTTGTTAATGTTGCCTCTGCAGAAGTCGCCAGCTTCACTCCTGCTGATCAGATTCTTATCAGTTGTGGCGCTAAAAGCTTGTCAGCTATTCCTGATGGAAGAGTTTTCAAGACTGATCATGAAGCTCAAAGTTTCTTAAAAACTGACGAGGATATATTAGTTACTACAACTTCTGCAGATGTTCCTTCCCCTATATATTTGTCTGCAAGGATTTTTGTTCAGGAAGCTACTTATTCTTTTACTATGAAATCTCCAGGATGGCATTGGGTTCGTCTTCATTTTTTTCCATTCACTAACACTAGATTTCATCTTCAGACGGCAACATTTTCAGTCACTACTGATAAGTATGTTCTTCTCCACGACTTCCATGTCAACAATGAAACCAGACCTTTTCTCAGAGAGTACCTTATTAATGTGACTGATCCACTTGTTTCCCTTCACTTTATACCTATGAAGAATTCTGCTGCGTTCATCAATGCCATTGAGGTTGTTTCTGCTCCTGATGTTTTGCTTTCCGATGAAGGCACTGGCCTTTCGCCGGTTTCGAGCTTTTCGGGCTTGACAAGTTACGGATACCAGGTTGTTTACAGGATTAATGTTGGAGGACCTTTGATTACTTCGACAAATGATACCCTTTGGAGGACTTGGGAAAATGATAATAAGTATCTTAAAGACAGAGCTTTGGCTAAGAGTGTATCAATCCCTACTTCCTCCATCAAGTATGGAACAGGAATCTCACCTCTAATTGCACCTGCAACAGTTTATTCATCTGCTCAGCAGATGGCTGATTCACAAACTTCGGTAGCAAATTTCAACGTAACATGGCAATTTAAGGTTGATACATTGTTTAACTACTTGGTCCGGCTGCATTTTTGTGACATTGTGAGTAAATCCCTTAATGATCTTTACTTCAACGTGTACGTTAATGGAAAAATGGCAATTTCTGGTTTGGATTTATCATCCATCACAGGCCAATTGGCATCTCCATATTTTAAGGACATTGTGGTGAATTCAACCTTGATGACTAATGGACTGAATGTTCAAGTAGGTCCAATGGGTGAGGACACAGGTACTATAAATGCTATTTTAAATGGAGTAGAGATCATGAAAATGAGCAGCTCAGTTGATAGTTTGGACGGAGAGTTTGGGGTCGACGGCCAGATGGCTATCGGTAGCCGGAGTACAGTCGCAGCCGTAGGTTTTGCTATGATGTTTGGTGCCTTTGTTGGCCTCGGTGCTATGGTGATCAAGTGGCACAAAAGACCACAAGACTGGCAAAAGAGGAATAGCTTCTCTTCTTGGTTGCTTCCTATCCATGCTAGTGACAGTAGTTTCATGGCAAGCAAAACCTCAATGGGGTCTCATAAATCTACTCTTGGCCTTGGTCGTTATTTCTCCTTGTCAGAGTTGCAGGATGCCACAAAGAACTTTGATCAATCTGCAATAATTGGAGTTGGTGGTTTTGGCAATGTGTATCTCGGTGTGATTGATGACGGTATAAAAGTTGCCGTCAAGAGAGGAAACCCACAGTCCGAACAAGGTATTACAGAGTTCCAAACCGAAATTCAGATGCTGTCCAAGCTCAGACATAGACATTTAGTGTCACTAATTGGGTACTGCGACGAAAACGATGAAATGATCTTAGTTTATGAGTACATGTCGAATGGCCCTTTCAGGGATCATTTATATGGCAAGAACTTACCTCCATTGTCATGGAAGCAAAGACTAGAGATCTCCATTGGATCTGCTCGTGGACTCCATTATCTGCATACTGGAACTGCACAAGGAATCATTCATCGAGACGTGAAGACGACAAATATTTTACTCGACGATGCTTTCGTCGCTAAAGTTGCAGACTTTGGGTTATCCAAGGATGCACCAATGGGTCAAGGCCATGTGAGCACAGCAGTGAAGGGAAGCTTTGGTTACTTAGATCCTGAGTACTTCAGGAGACAGCAACTGACAGATAAATCAGATGTGTACTCATTTGGGGTGGTGCTGCTTGAGGTGTTATGTGCAAGGCCAGCCATTAATCCACAGCTCCCAAGAGAGCAAGTTAACTTAGCTGAATGGGCTATGCAATGGAAGAGAAAAGGATTGCTTGAGAAGATCATTGATCCTGTTCTTGTAGGCACAATCAATCCTGAATCAATGAAGAAATTTGCAGAAGCCGCAGAAAAATGTCTAGCTGAACATGGAGTTGACAGACCTACAATGGGAGATGTTCTCTGGAACTTGGAATATGCATTACAACTTCAAGAAGCATTCTCACAAGGAAAATCTGACGATGAAACTAAACAATCCACAGGCGTAGCTGCTTCACCACTTGTTGCAGCTCCAAGTCCAGCAGCACCCACCATTGATGATCGTCCAGTTTCAGTTCCTGATCAAAACACAGGCCCTGCTGAAGTTAGAGCCATCGATGAACATTCAGGAACAGCAATGTTTGCCCAATTTTCTGGGTTGAATGGGAGATAA
- the LOC110613017 gene encoding bifunctional phosphatase IMPL2, chloroplastic — protein sequence MLSQSQSSFLSQSPKYCPSHCFPNTATATTVSFPALTLHSPLCLHIHPKFASTMTSNSKLSDHSDTLQSLISETDLDRFADVANELADASGEVIRKYFRKKFEILDKEDLSPVTIADKAAEESMVSIILENFPSHAVYGEENGWRCKKKISDYVWVLDPIDGTKSFITGKPLFGTLIALLHRGKPIVGVINQPILRERWIGISGRRTTLNGEELSTRSCAKLSQAYLYTTSPHLFSGDAEEAFARVRSKVKVPLYGCDCYAYALLASGYVDLVIESGLKPYDFLSLVPVIEGAGGIITDWKGHDLHWDASPDSRATSFNVVAAGDKQIHQQVLDSLQWN from the exons atgcTCTCTCAATCTCAATCCTCTTTCCTTTCTCAATCCCCCAAGTACTGTCCCTCCCACTGCTTTCCAAACACCGCCACCGCCACCACCGTCTCGTTTCCAGCACTCACACTTCATTCCCCTCTCTGTCTCCATATCCACCCAAAGTTTGCTTCCACGATGACCTCAAATTCGAAACTTTCTGATCACTCTGATACTCTCCAGTCTTTGATCTCCGAAACCGACCTGGACCGCTTCGCTGATGTCGCCAACGAGCTTGCTGATGCCTCCGGTGAAGTTATTCGCAAGTACTTccgaaaaaaatttgaaattctcgATAAGGAGGATTTGA GTCCTGTAACAATTGCGGACAAAGCAGCTGAGGAATCTATGGTCTCAATTATATTGGAGAATTTTCCATCTCATGCAGT tTATGGTGAGGAGAATGGCTGGAGGTGTAAAAAGAAGATCTCTGACTATGTTTGGGTTTTGGATCCAATAGATGGCACAAAGAGTTTTATTACCG GCAAGCCCTTGTTTGGTACACTCATTGCTCTACTGCACAGAGGTAAACCG ATTGTTGGCGTAATTAATCAACCTATACTGAGAGAGAGATGGATTGGGATAAGTGGAAGGAGAACAACATTGAATGGGGAAGAATTGTCTACACGCTCTTGTGCAAAACTGTCACAAGCATACTT GTATACCACCAGCCCGCATCTATTCAGTGGTGATGCTGAAGAGGCTTTTGCTCGTGTTAGAAGTAAG GTGAAAGTGCCATTATACGGCTGTGACTGTTATGCTTATGCCCTTTTGGCGTCTGGATATGTGGATCTTGTTATCGAGTCTGGTCTCAAG CCGTACGATTTCCTTTCCCTTGTACCCGTGATAGAGGGTGCTGGAGGAATTATAACTGATTGGAAAGGACATGATCTTCATTGGGATGCTTCTCCAGATTCTCGTGCAACAA GTTTCAACGTGGTGGCAGCTGGAGACAAACAGATTCACCAACAAGTACTAGATTCTTTGCAATGGAATTGA